In Lolium rigidum isolate FL_2022 chromosome 7, APGP_CSIRO_Lrig_0.1, whole genome shotgun sequence, the DNA window CTACTTTCACACCTTTGAAAGTTGATTCTAGCTACAGATAAGAACGGCAACACTTCTCTAGTGTGGCATTATGTTTAGTTCTCTCATTAAGCTTTTTGATAGTTGAGCTGATCTATCTCAAGAAAATACAGATCAACTATGAGATCACCTTGTTATGTCACTGAAAGAAACATGCCACCAAGAAAAAGAACTCAAGCTGTAAGACAACCACTCACTAAATGTCAAACAAGCACATACTACAAAAATGAGGTGCATTAGTACCGGAGTAAGGAAGAATTTAGTGAAGTGTCCATAGATTTAAGACCTTAATATGTGTTGTGCTAATTTTCAGTTGGCGTCTCTCTCTCACCTAAACTTCACCTCAATAAGTCCAAAATCAAAATATAAAACACAATTTTAGCAAAGCTATTTAGGGATGTTTTAGTTTTCTACCATGCAGATTTACCAATTTGCTATAATGTAATTAAAAAATAGATTGTTCTAGCGCAagtgtttttttttgcaaaatagacTCAATGAACTATTTATACCGAAGAACGACCACCTAGACACTCACCGCAAAGAGGGTACGTATAGAAATGAGAACGTTCTAATGATTGTATGCCAACATTTTTCGAAGCCTTCATTTCACTTGCCATTGTCGACCAATCAAGCTGCAGAGTTATGTCTCTCTTGACAATTATCCATCGTTTTCTTAGATAAAAGGCTTTGGCCGACTTTTTGTGCTTTGCCGAGTGAATATGATGGTCTCTTAATTATGTTTCCTTTAAGGAACTACTCCGTATGCGGCGTCCAACATGAACCCACATGTTGGATGCAACTATAAGCATATTTAATACATGATGGCGGCTACAATTTACGAGCAAAGTGGTGAGCTAGTGTGTTTGGCGAGAGAGGAAATGCGCCTCACCATGATCCTACATCACAACAATGATAGAGACAAGTTAGGAGACCTCGTCGAGTTAGATGAGGAGGTGAGGGTTAAGGGTGGTTGGCCTAAGAGGTGTTCACTAGGAGTTAATGTTTAAGTGGAAGACTTGATTCGGCGATGACACTTGGATATGATGGGTAAGAAGCAATGGTGGCGATAAAGCGAGTTTGAATTGAGGAGGTTACGGCGGCTTGAGAAGAAATAAGAGAAGGGACATTGGACTATACTCCTtggttcacaaaaaaaaaagcaacgGTGGCGATAAAGCGAGTCCCAATCTAGTGGTTCACAAAACTGAATGTGTTTTAAAAAGTGAATGATAAAAGGCTATATGTTATGGGCAAACACACTTGGTTACATATGGACAAGTTTTGTACAGTGATACAACATCACTCTTTGTACAGTTCATTATTATAGGTTTACAATATACACAAGGCTTACCAACGTTTGGCGCCAATGCAACGTAACCTTGATAAAACGTTAGCTAGCTATAGGTGCATGCCACATTGCATGTCTAAACCTTTCCGAACGATCACATGTATACATGCACCAGAGGAAGGCACCAAGGCCATGCCCATGCGTGCAGCATCCATGCGATCGAAAAAAAGACCGTACGTACGTGCAGCTGTACGTACGGCCACTTTGTAGTTTCCGTACCGTACCGTACTGGGCTTAGCTGGCGGCGTGGACCAGCGGTGAGCGTGGAGACAGCAGCGCCGCCATGGGGCTGGAGAGAGCATGGTACTGCGAAGCTATGCCGGCGTGGCGCTGCAGGCTGAGGTGGAGTTGCCCCTTGGCGGCCCAGCGCTGAGCCTTGGCCTGCTGGCGCTGGTGCTGGCGCACGAAGACCCGGATCCGGTCCAGCGCCACCTCCATGGTCTCGTCGTCCATGTTGGCGTGGCACACCCGGAACCACCCGGGCTCCCGGCAGTGGAAGGACGTCCCCGGCGACACGTTGAGCTTGACCTTGCGCACGATGACGCGCCACAGCTCCAGCTCCGCCTCCGCCGTCTTCTCCCCGCCGCGGAGCATCCCGCGCAGGTCCATCCACGAGAAGAGCCCGGCGTTGCTGCGCAGGCACCCGATGCCCACCTCCCGGAGCCCCGCCGTGAACCGCTCGTTCCTCGCCGCCAGCCTTGCCGCGCTCTCGCGCAGGAACATCGCCATGAACTCCTCGTCCCCGAGCATCTTGGCCAGGAAGTGCTGCGTCTGCGAGGACACCAGCCCGAAGCTGGACATCTTGCGCGCGCAGGCCACGACGGCGTCGTTGAACGAGTAGACGATGCCGACCCGGAACCCGGGGAGTCCGAAGTCCTTGGAGAGGCTGTAGGCGATGTGGATGAGGTCCCTGTCGGCGCCGGGCACGTCGTGTTCGATCACCTCGGCGATGCTCACGAACTCCGGCTTGGCGAAGACGGAGCCCGCGTAGATCTCGTCGCAGATCAGGTGCACGCGGTGCTCCGTCGCGAAGGTCGCCAGCATGGCCAGCGTCGCCCGGTCCGTGGTGGTGCCGAGCGGGTTGGAAGGGTTGGTGATGAGGATCCCCTTGACGATGATGCCGTCGCTCCGCGCGCGCTCGTAGGCGGTCACCAGCGCCTCCTTGGTGAGCCGGAAGTCGTTGGAGCTGTGGCACTCGATCGGCAGCAGCTTGATTCCTGATCTCCAGCAGCAGTCGCGGTCGAATCTGCGATGATCACAAACGCAAGCACGCATATCGTCAGCCCCTGATGAAATGAAACAACTCACAGCTTGCATGCATGCTTACGTGGCACTATGTATGTTACTAGTCAATTGACCGTGCGTGGGTCAAATTAAGATGTCAACATGCACTAATTGAAAAGCAGTTTTTTTCCTCCTAGACCGGCAACATCGCGCGCATGCGGGCTCGCTGCACGACTAGCTAGGTTGCGTGAGTCAATTCAACTTGAAGACAAACTTGAATCTGATCACGAAAACTGAAaagcagattttttttttctcgttgacACTAGAATAGTCTGTTGTTCTTGCCAAAATGATTTCGCTGATTGAACTTTTGTTTACCTTTTGACCCGGTTTCTAGAGTCTACGATTGACTTTCTACATGCACGAGAGGTAGACAAAAACAAAATTTAATTGGATTGTTATATCCAGCAGTTGACGACGAAAGCATACCCTGGGTAGTATGGCGTGGGCACGAGGAATGCCTCGCCGGGGTTGGCGAGGCAGAAGGCGAGCGTCTCCTGGGCTCCGGTGGCGCCGCCGCTCATCACGACGCGGTCGGGGTCAAATGTCGCCTTCCAGCCCCTCACCTGCCCCATGAACTGGGCCATTGCCTGCATCATCAGAATCAGGAAGATTTAGTTTGTTAACAATGATCTGTCGAGGAGGACGCTGCTCCGTCGCTTTCGCACTAACAAAAAAGAGAGGCTAATCCAGCTAGTATTCTAATCTGTCTCATGTGTGCTCTGTGCTTAGCTCACCTGTCTGAACTCCGGGAGGCCATGGTAGTCCTGGAAATTGGCGATCCGCTTGAACTGCGAGGCGCCCTCCACCGTGCAGATGGACGCCTCCGGGTGGGCCTTGCTCCACTCCTCGATCAGGTCCAGCGAGAGCTGCAACGACATTCGCAGCACCGTCAGTTTCCATGGATATTAGAAGGAATGCTTAATGGCGCAGAAGAGCTGCGTCGTATATATACGTACTTGGTTCTCGGCGAGGCCCATCTGGATGACGCCCCCGCGGTTGTGGTGCAGGTCGAAGGGGTTCTCGTCGTAGGCCTTCCACCCGTC includes these proteins:
- the LOC124675586 gene encoding 1-aminocyclopropane-1-carboxylate synthase-like, which codes for MAGKPELLSRMAAGDGHGENSSYFDGWKAYDENPFDLHHNRGGVIQMGLAENQLSLDLIEEWSKAHPEASICTVEGASQFKRIANFQDYHGLPEFRQAMAQFMGQVRGWKATFDPDRVVMSGGATGAQETLAFCLANPGEAFLVPTPYYPGFDRDCCWRSGIKLLPIECHSSNDFRLTKEALVTAYERARSDGIIVKGILITNPSNPLGTTTDRATLAMLATFATEHRVHLICDEIYAGSVFAKPEFVSIAEVIEHDVPGADRDLIHIAYSLSKDFGLPGFRVGIVYSFNDAVVACARKMSSFGLVSSQTQHFLAKMLGDEEFMAMFLRESAARLAARNERFTAGLREVGIGCLRSNAGLFSWMDLRGMLRGGEKTAEAELELWRVIVRKVKLNVSPGTSFHCREPGWFRVCHANMDDETMEVALDRIRVFVRQHQRQQAKAQRWAAKGQLHLSLQRHAGIASQYHALSSPMAALLSPRSPLVHAAS